A window of Amycolatopsis australiensis contains these coding sequences:
- a CDS encoding DUF2637 domain-containing protein, producing the protein MRLLVAHGNERGATHPDAQLLRYRTGEPITKRRYDHLWDRIGRQVSSVRTQNVSTHWLRHTTLTWVERRFGYGVAHAYAGHFDSADSATVTYVKASLQDVATALATLTGEPHPPCPQPCPWRCVVTRTDRWTAGLVIQCACTALVALGAAYASYRHGRVFAIRFGGDPTTASIWPLIVDGLLTIATVELWKAGHDTGRRIAWTAFGFGICLSLCANVGSTYDHTVFGVIVAASPPLSLLLAVELLNRSLRRRRVQVETDETNDVPTRDLVSGDTELTAEQRMWQYYLREHARGRVPTGAELDRVTNTSNYGRRISAPGRPPAGWIDRDDHLNVLV; encoded by the coding sequence ATGCGCCTTCTGGTCGCCCACGGCAACGAGCGAGGCGCGACCCACCCAGACGCGCAGCTGCTGCGCTACCGCACGGGTGAGCCGATCACCAAGCGCCGCTACGACCACCTGTGGGACCGGATCGGTCGCCAAGTATCGTCGGTGCGCACGCAGAACGTCTCCACGCACTGGCTCCGCCACACGACGCTGACGTGGGTGGAGCGCCGCTTCGGCTACGGCGTGGCCCATGCCTACGCGGGCCACTTCGATTCCGCCGACAGCGCGACGGTCACGTACGTCAAAGCCTCGCTCCAGGACGTAGCCACAGCCTTGGCCACCCTGACGGGCGAACCCCATCCCCCTTGCCCACAACCATGCCCGTGGAGGTGCGTCGTGACCCGCACGGATCGATGGACTGCCGGACTAGTGATCCAGTGTGCGTGCACGGCGCTGGTTGCGCTGGGCGCGGCGTACGCCTCCTACCGCCACGGCCGAGTCTTCGCAATCCGCTTCGGCGGCGACCCGACAACGGCATCAATCTGGCCCCTGATCGTCGATGGCCTGCTGACCATCGCGACGGTGGAGTTGTGGAAGGCCGGCCATGACACCGGGCGTCGGATCGCGTGGACGGCGTTCGGGTTCGGGATCTGCCTGTCGTTGTGCGCCAACGTTGGATCCACTTACGACCACACCGTGTTCGGGGTCATCGTGGCGGCCAGCCCGCCACTGTCCTTGTTGTTGGCCGTCGAGTTACTGAACCGATCTCTGCGCCGCCGCCGAGTGCAAGTCGAGACCGACGAGACCAACGACGTACCGACACGAGATCTCGTCTCGGGCGACACTGAATTGACGGCAGAGCAGCGGATGTGGCAGTACTACCTCCGTGAGCACGCGCGTGGCCGCGTCCCCACCGGGGCGGAACTGGACCGCGTTACCAACACGTCCAATTACGGCCGCCGGATCTCCGCACCTGGAAGGCCACCGGCCGGCTGGATAGATCGGGACGACCACCTGAACGTCTTGGTCTGA
- a CDS encoding restriction endonuclease, translating into MDSFDLGRLSDYDFEVVCRDLFEEILGLKIEILARGADRGIDLRHMTGDAGDVVIQCKHWARSGRAKLLAHMRDKERAKIAELRPARYILATSVELTVDAKDTLLEDLAPYVHSTGDLYGAEQLTEELRKRPALVQRHLRLWLTSTAVLHAVLNQDALLRSEDLVSELDDAAMTFVPTPTFDVALDLLERESVCLLAGIPGIGKSTIAKMLARLHLERGYQVVDVTREISEIDRMWLPESPQLFFYDDFLGEIAFDHHLGKNEDRRLLGVLRRIRKTPGKLLVLTTREYILREAKHRHETLDDGDLEPLTCDVGTDAYSVDIRASILYNHVYYSEISAAEKRKFAVPSQWRDLLWHRNFSPRLVANTLRLASRDGTAEVAEALLLNFENPERIWARVIEQQLDASAVHLLEVLFTFGRDTELDDLHDAWRSYRIALRQSDDRRQFHDAVKVLDGSMIETSRLFDPIGFEGETAPVIVSFHNPSIRDYLLSRVQSKLVSLDELLGTITDASRLHHLVSLAFLRSHSVLRDALRTRVDDLTDLFLREYAETERPSFEEALRDDDWGDEDDDGSWTSDLDYYLKVAVVIDSRVLAGFIADKIENADSGRIGDCEPSHLITLAAHLAATELVPAEQRLRLGPKLLDEAIADRSRAQGQLGYLWSDLIELAELLTDLEVPGAPARLQTIHEEMTDVVHGELRAWLFDEPARRAYTARYGNWWDLAEVLSSVEPEDLPEELRPAYVVATAAAQAGISAETPTPKAREVPPTNRPPVHITELTLDETLRNMLETLE; encoded by the coding sequence ATGGATTCGTTCGATCTGGGACGGCTGAGTGACTACGACTTCGAAGTGGTCTGCCGGGACCTGTTTGAGGAGATCCTGGGTCTAAAGATCGAGATCTTAGCCCGCGGTGCCGACCGCGGGATCGACCTTCGGCACATGACCGGCGACGCCGGCGACGTCGTGATCCAGTGCAAGCACTGGGCCCGCAGCGGCCGTGCCAAGCTGCTCGCCCACATGCGCGATAAGGAGCGGGCCAAGATCGCAGAACTGCGGCCTGCACGGTACATCCTCGCCACGAGCGTCGAATTGACCGTAGACGCGAAGGACACCCTCCTTGAAGACCTCGCGCCATACGTCCACAGTACTGGCGACCTGTACGGCGCGGAGCAGCTCACCGAGGAGTTGCGCAAGCGCCCGGCACTCGTGCAGCGCCATCTTCGGCTGTGGCTGACCAGTACCGCTGTCCTGCATGCGGTGCTGAACCAGGACGCGCTGCTCCGCTCGGAAGACCTGGTTAGTGAGCTCGACGACGCCGCGATGACCTTCGTCCCGACCCCCACCTTCGACGTAGCCCTGGACCTTCTCGAGCGAGAGTCGGTCTGCCTACTGGCGGGTATCCCGGGCATCGGCAAGTCGACGATCGCGAAGATGCTCGCCCGCCTCCATCTGGAAAGAGGTTACCAGGTGGTCGACGTGACGCGGGAAATCAGCGAAATCGACAGAATGTGGCTTCCCGAAAGTCCACAGCTGTTCTTCTACGACGACTTCCTGGGCGAAATTGCCTTCGACCACCACCTCGGAAAAAACGAGGATCGTCGGCTGCTCGGGGTCCTTCGCCGGATCCGGAAGACGCCGGGGAAACTGCTGGTCCTCACCACACGCGAGTACATCCTGCGGGAGGCCAAGCATCGCCACGAGACTTTGGACGACGGCGACCTCGAACCGCTTACGTGCGATGTCGGGACGGACGCCTACAGCGTGGATATCCGTGCCAGCATCCTGTACAACCACGTCTACTATTCCGAAATCTCAGCCGCCGAGAAGAGAAAGTTCGCCGTCCCGTCGCAGTGGCGCGATCTCCTCTGGCACCGCAACTTCAGTCCCCGACTCGTGGCGAATACCCTGCGCCTCGCCAGCCGTGACGGCACCGCGGAAGTGGCCGAAGCCCTGCTCCTCAACTTTGAGAACCCAGAGCGAATCTGGGCACGCGTCATAGAACAGCAGCTCGACGCCTCCGCCGTCCACCTGCTCGAGGTGCTGTTCACGTTCGGCCGGGACACGGAGCTCGACGATCTCCACGACGCCTGGCGCAGCTATCGCATCGCTCTCAGGCAGTCGGACGACCGCCGGCAGTTCCACGACGCGGTGAAAGTGCTCGACGGCTCGATGATCGAAACGTCGCGCCTGTTCGACCCGATCGGGTTTGAAGGTGAAACCGCACCCGTCATCGTATCCTTTCACAACCCGTCCATTCGCGACTACCTACTGAGCCGGGTTCAATCGAAGCTGGTCTCCCTCGACGAGCTGCTCGGGACGATTACCGACGCTTCGCGTCTTCACCATTTGGTCTCACTCGCGTTCCTGCGCTCGCACAGCGTCCTGCGGGACGCGTTGCGCACCCGCGTCGACGACCTGACGGACTTGTTCCTTCGCGAATACGCCGAAACCGAGAGACCGTCCTTCGAGGAAGCACTTAGAGACGACGACTGGGGCGACGAAGACGATGACGGCAGCTGGACGAGCGACCTGGACTACTACCTGAAGGTCGCGGTCGTCATCGACTCCCGGGTCCTGGCCGGATTTATTGCGGACAAGATCGAGAACGCAGATTCCGGCCGGATCGGCGACTGCGAACCGAGTCATCTCATCACCCTCGCTGCTCACCTCGCGGCAACCGAGCTGGTCCCAGCGGAGCAGCGCCTTCGGCTAGGGCCCAAACTGCTCGACGAGGCCATCGCCGACAGGTCGCGCGCGCAAGGCCAGCTCGGATATCTGTGGTCGGACCTCATCGAGCTAGCGGAACTGCTGACCGACCTGGAGGTACCGGGAGCGCCCGCGCGCCTGCAGACGATCCACGAGGAGATGACCGATGTGGTGCACGGGGAACTCCGCGCATGGCTGTTCGACGAGCCGGCACGGCGAGCATACACAGCCCGTTACGGCAACTGGTGGGATCTCGCGGAGGTCTTGTCGTCTGTCGAGCCCGAAGACCTGCCCGAAGAGCTGCGTCCCGCGTACGTCGTCGCTACGGCCGCGGCCCAGGCAGGTATTTCGGCCGAAACCCCGACACCGAAAGCCAGAGAGGTGCCGCCGACGAACAGGCCGCCCGTTCATATCACCGAGCTGACTCTCGACGAGACGCTTCGCAACATGCTCGAAACCCTCGAATAG